One segment of Paramagnetospirillum magnetotacticum MS-1 DNA contains the following:
- the fdhD gene encoding formate dehydrogenase accessory sulfurtransferase FdhD, whose translation MSAHFARTAHGPAVESVRVERWRNGESVADHDAAAAEVPVCLEFNGLSHAVMLASPTDLEDFALGFSLTEGIIDRPGDLLDMEEETSCEGIVLRLTVAAASFHRLKQVRRNMAGRTGCGLCGAESLSQVFRPIAPLKGGGAISAPALHAAFRDLSASQPLMRLTGATHAAGWALPDGALALIREDVGRHNALDKLIGAMAREGIDPAKGAAMVTSRASYEMVQKSAAAGIAILAAISAPTALAIRMADSLNLTLVGFARGGGHVLYAGTGRILAGDPS comes from the coding sequence ATGAGCGCCCATTTCGCGCGTACCGCCCACGGGCCAGCGGTGGAGAGCGTCAGGGTGGAGCGCTGGCGCAATGGTGAAAGCGTCGCCGACCATGATGCCGCCGCCGCCGAGGTTCCTGTCTGCCTGGAATTCAATGGCCTGTCCCATGCGGTGATGCTGGCCTCGCCCACCGATCTGGAGGATTTCGCCTTAGGGTTCAGCCTGACCGAGGGCATCATCGACCGGCCCGGCGACCTGCTGGACATGGAGGAGGAGACCTCCTGCGAGGGAATCGTGCTTCGACTCACCGTGGCCGCCGCCTCGTTCCACCGCCTGAAGCAGGTCCGCCGCAATATGGCTGGCCGCACCGGCTGCGGCCTGTGCGGCGCGGAAAGCCTGAGCCAGGTGTTCCGCCCCATCGCGCCGCTCAAGGGCGGAGGCGCCATTTCCGCCCCCGCCCTGCATGCCGCCTTCCGGGATCTGAGCGCCAGCCAGCCCTTGATGCGCCTGACCGGGGCGACTCACGCCGCGGGCTGGGCGCTGCCCGATGGCGCGCTGGCCCTGATCCGCGAGGATGTGGGCCGTCACAATGCGTTGGACAAGCTGATCGGCGCCATGGCGCGCGAAGGGATCGATCCGGCCAAGGGCGCCGCCATGGTCACCAGCCGCGCCAGCTACGAGATGGTGCAGAAATCCGCCGCCGCCGGTATCGCCATCCTGGCCGCCATCAGCGCCCCCACCGCCCTGGCCATCCGCATGGCCGACAGCCTGAACCTGACCCTGGTCGGCTTTGCCCGTGGCGGCGGCCATGTGCTCTATGCCGGGACCGGGCGCATCCTGGCCGGAGATCCGTCATGA